The Manihot esculenta cultivar AM560-2 chromosome 11, M.esculenta_v8, whole genome shotgun sequence genome includes a region encoding these proteins:
- the LOC110626515 gene encoding uncharacterized protein LOC110626515 isoform X1: MSTQRQVTVRDLVEEAKKRIVFLVICVVGLSYLMSLTSSSVWVNLPAAASLIILLRYFSLDYEMRRKAIVYNNKHHSSNSFSQNIIPEHTRVLGKSDWRRKVNSPVVEDAIDHFTRHLVSEWVTDLWYSRLTPDREGPEELVQIMNSVLGEFSNRMRNINLIDLLTRDLINLICAHLELFRASQAKNEKLLSGLVSIEQRDKELRLVLADENRLHPALFSAEAEHKVLQHLMDGLISFTFNPEDLKCSFFRYIVRELLACAVMRPVLNLASPRFINERIENLVISKTNKGVAAVQEVSQSKPNGSSKIPSDQFSRFLDPTGTGVELVQLKTDHSKRGTGEPELDNVNGTRISKDPLLSVDTRSSRAWSSLPLNSQIKDEGGLQRHHSGGEWGDVLDRFSRRKTAALAPENFENMWTKGRNYQKKEGVKVIEQVPQNSSVNKPATADRSKMPKLKEKHGVAKLDSPPADNGQTHSNQSTVENPYHQMDQNLSNHSLYTSYHEDDEQCFMHLNENESGSVSPYTSEEEDPSSITGLDDPGTKVWDRKTNRNLAVSPIHHPLENPGHHATRKTSRGQALYERLSGTESGRKRSRSSTQKLHVWQEIERTSFLSGDGQDILSSKGHSKADESSDDSEVEGLDRANGGATACSSTPSASISENHSSAVHSLKNSLMVDSFFKLRCEVLGANIVKSASRTFAVYSISVADVNNNSWSIKRRFRHFEELHRRLKEYAEYNLHLPPKHFLSTGLDMPVIQERCKLLDIYLKKLLQLPTISGSIEVWDFLSVDSQTYFFSNSFSIIETLSVDLDDKPSEMSRKASHPTGPVSNSISTKRDQLGTDHKDSSLQTKHNFVADGVKMSPKYTSHSPVKRPGKECGKSLEDSGSDSDTQKNVSVRNLGKIVEGRQTDGLEQTSELIHDTASDPTLPTEWVPPNITAPILGLVDVIFQLQDGGWIRRKAFWVAKQILQLGMGDALDDWLIEKIQLLRTGSVVASGIKRVEQILWPDGIFITKHPKRRPPSAPNSSHSSPHGQQPMDASSPKLSSPLGHQPTEISSPRPSDDQLKYEADRRAKFVYELMIDNAPSAIVGLVGRKEYEQCAKDLYFFLQSSVCLKQLAFDLLELLLLSAFPELDHVFRQLHEEKHRFGDFNPNK, encoded by the exons ATGAGCACTCAAAGGCAAGTGACAGTGCGAGACCTAGTGGAGGAAGCGAAGAAGAGGATCGTGTTTTTGGTTATTTGCGTTGTTGGATTATCGTATCTGATGTCAT TGACAAGCTCCTCAGTTTGGGTCAACTTGCCAGCTGCTGCCTCCTTAATAATTCTCCTCCGATATTTCTCCCTAGATTATGAAATGCGGAGGAAAGCTATTGTATACAACAACAAACATCACTCATCAAATTCATTTTCTCAAAACATCATTCCTGAGCATACTAGAGTTCTTGGAAAGTCTGACTGGAGAAGAAAAGTGAATTCCCCTGTTGTTGAGGATGCAATTGATCACTTCACTAGACATTTAGTCTCTGAGTGGGTGACGGATCTGTGGTATTCTCGCCTAACTCCAGATAGAGAAGGTCCAGAGGAACTGGTGCAGATAATGAATAGCGTTCTTGGGGAATTTTCGAATCGCATGAGAAATATAAATCTTATTGATCTGTTGACTAG GGATCTTATTAATCTCATCTGTGCCCACTTGGAGCTTTTTCGAGCTAGTCAAGCAAAAAATGAAAAGCTTCTTTCTGGATTGGTGTCTATTGAACAGCGAGACAAGGAACTGCGACTTGTCCTGGCTGATGAGAACAGATTGCACCCTGCTTTATTTTCTGCTGAAGCAGAGCACAAG GTTTTACAGCATCTGATGGATGGTCTCATTTCGTTCACATTCAATCCAGAAGATCTAAAGTGCTCTTTTTTCCGTTATATAGTAAGGGAACTTCTTGCTTGTGCAGTAATGCGACCCGTACTAAATTTAGCTAGTCCAAG GTTTATAAATGAAAGGATTGAAAATTTGGTCATTTCTAAGACTAATAAAGGAGTTGCTGCAGTGCAAGAGGTGTCTCAATCCAAACCCAATGGATCTTCCAAGATCCCATCTGATCAATTTTCCAGGTTTCTAGATCCCACTGGTACTGGCGTTGAACTTGTGCAGTTAAAAACTGATCATTCCAAAAGGGGAACAGGTGAACCTGAGTTGGATAATGTGAATGGAACACGTATCTCAAAAGATCCATTGCTTTCTGTTGATACTCGATCTTCCCGTGCATGGAGCTCACTGCCTTTGAATTCCCAAATTAAGGATGAAGGAGGGCTTCAGCGGCACCATTCAGGAGGAGAATGGGGTGATGTGTTGGACAGATTTTCTCGTAGAAAGACTGCAGCCCTTGCacctgaaaattttgaaaatatgtgGACAAAAGGAAGAAACTACCAAAAGAAAGAAGGCGTGAAGGTAATTGAGCAAGTCCCACAAAATTCTTCTGTGAATAAACCAGCTACAGCGGATCGATCAAAGATGCCTAAACTCAAGGAAAAGCATGGGGTGGCCAAACTTGATTCCCCTCCTGCAGATAATGGTCAGACTCATTCTAATCAGTCTACAGTGGAGAACCCATATCATCAAATGGATCAGAACTTGTCAAATCATTCTTTATATACTTCATATCATGAAGATGATGAGCAATGCTTCATGCATTTGAATGAGAATGAATCTGGCAGTGTTAGTCCTTATACATCTGAAGAGGAAGATCCAAGCAGTATCACAGGCCTTGATGATCCTGGAACTAAAGTTTGGGATCGTAAAACAAATAGAAATTTGGCTGTTTCCCCCATTCATCATCCACTTGAAAATCCTGGACACCATGCTACAAGGAAGACTAGTAGAGGGCAGGCTCTTTATGAAAGATTATCTGGAACAGAGTCTGGCAGGAAAAGGTCAAGATCAAGCACTCAGAAGTTGCATGTTTGGCAAGAGATTGAGAGGACAAGCTTCTTGTCTGGGGATGGTCAGGATATACTTAGTTCAAAAGGACATTCTAAAGCTGATGAATCTAGTGATGATTCTGAGGTTGAAGGTTTAGATAGGGCTAATGGTGGGGCAACTGCTTGTTCATCTACACCGTCTGCTTCTATTTCAGAGAATCATAGTTCAGCTGTCCATTCCTTGAAAAATTCATTGATGGTGGATTCTTTTTTTAAGTTGAGATGCGAG GTTTTGGGTGCAAATATTGTGAAGAGTGCTTCTAGAACATTTGCTGTGTATTCTATTTCTGTTGCAGATGTAAATAATAATAGTTGGTCAATCAAAAGAAG GTTTCGACATTTTGAGGAGTTGCACCGCCGTCTAAAAGAGTATGCGGAGTATAATCTTCACTTGCCACCGAAGCATTTTTTGTCAACAGGTTTAGACATGCCTGTCATTCAAGAAAGGTGTAAATTGCTCGATATATATCTCAAG AAGCTCCTGCAACTTCCTACAATTTCGGGATCTATTGAAGTTTGGGACTTTCTTAGTGTTGATTCTCAG ACATATTTTTTCTCAAACTCCTTTTCCATCATTGAGACATTGTCAG TTGACCTTGATGACAAGCCATCTGAAATGAGTAGAAAGGCCTCACATCCTACGGGGCCTGTTAGCAATTCCATATCTACCAAGAGGGACCAGTTAGGCACAGACCACAAGGATTCTTCATTACAGACGAAACATAATTTTGTCGCAGATGGGGTAAAGATGAGTCCAAAATACACATCCCATTCTCCGGTTAAAAGGCCTGGTAAAGAATGTGGAAAGTCATTAGAGGATTCAGGCAGTGACTCAGATACCCAAAAAAATGTGTCTGTTAGAAACTTGGGGAAGATTGTAGAAGGAAGACAGACTGATGGTTTAGAGCAGACATCAGAGTTGATTCATGATACTGCCAGTGATCCTACCCTTCCTACGGAG TGGGTGCCACCAAACATAACTGCCCCTATACTAGGCTTGGTAGATGTCATTTTCCAACTACAAGATGGTGGATGGATCAG GAGGAAAGCTTTCTGGGTGGCGAAACAGATTCTACAACTAGGAATGGGTGATGCCTTAGATGATTGGTTGATAGAGAAAATCCAGCTTCTCCGTACTGGTTCAGTGGTTGCTTCAGGGATCAAGCGGGTGGAGCAG ATACTTTGGCCTGATGGGATATTCATTACAAAACATCCTAAGAGGCGACCCCCATCCGCTCCCAACTCATCTCATAGCTCACCTCATGGCCAGCAACCCATGGATGCATCTTCACCTAAACTAAGTTCACCTCTAGGCCATCAACCAACAGAAATATCTTCACCTAGACCAAGTGATGACCAACTAAAATATGAAGCGGATCGGCGTGCTAAATTTGTATATGAGCTGATGATCG ATAATGCACCATCTGCCATTGTAGGGCTTGTTGGTCGGAAGGAATATGAACAATGTGCTAAGGATCTCTATTTTTTTCTTCAG TCATCAGTCTGCTTGAAGCAACTGGCTTTTGATCTTCTTGAGCTGCTGCTTTTATCTGCATTTCCAGAATTGGATCATGTCTTCAGGCAGTTGCACGAAGAAAAGCATAGATTTGGTGATTTTAAtccaaacaagtaa
- the LOC110626515 gene encoding uncharacterized protein LOC110626515 isoform X4 yields MSTQRQVTVRDLVEEAKKRIVFLVICVVGLSYLMSLTSSSVWVNLPAAASLIILLRYFSLDYEMRRKAIVYNNKHHSSNSFSQNIIPEHTRVLGKSDWRRKVNSPVVEDAIDHFTRHLVSEWVTDLWYSRLTPDREGPEELVQIMNSVLGEFSNRMRNINLIDLLTRDLINLICAHLELFRASQAKNEKLLSGLVSIEQRDKELRLVLADENRLHPALFSAEAEHKVLQHLMDGLISFTFNPEDLKCSFFRYIVRELLACAVMRPVLNLASPRFINERIENLVISKTNKGVAAVQEVSQSKPNGSSKIPSDQFSRFLDPTGTGVELVQLKTDHSKRGTGEPELDNVNGTRISKDPLLSVDTRSSRAWSSLPLNSQIKDEGGLQRHHSGGEWGDVLDRFSRRKTAALAPENFENMWTKGRNYQKKEGVKVIEQVPQNSSVNKPATADRSKMPKLKEKHGVAKLDSPPADNGQTHSNQSTVENPYHQMDQNLSNHSLYTSYHEDDEQCFMHLNENESGSVSPYTSEEEDPSSITGLDDPGTKVWDRKTNRNLAVSPIHHPLENPGHHATRKTSRGQALYERLSGTESGRKRSRSSTQKLHVWQEIERTSFLSGDGQDILSSKGHSKADESSDDSEVEGLDRANGGATACSSTPSASISENHSSAVHSLKNSLMVDSFFKLRCEVLGANIVKSASRTFAVYSISVADVNNNSWSIKRRFRHFEELHRRLKEYAEYNLHLPPKHFLSTGLDMPVIQERCKLLDIYLKKLLQLPTISGSIEVWDFLSVDSQTYFFSNSFSIIETLSVDLDDKPSEMSRKASHPTGPVSNSISTKRDQLGTDHKDSSLQTKHNFVADGVKMSPKYTSHSPVKRPGKECGKSLEDSGSDSDTQKNVSVRNLGKIVEGRQTDGLEQTSELIHDTASDPTLPTEARAEMAQEG; encoded by the exons ATGAGCACTCAAAGGCAAGTGACAGTGCGAGACCTAGTGGAGGAAGCGAAGAAGAGGATCGTGTTTTTGGTTATTTGCGTTGTTGGATTATCGTATCTGATGTCAT TGACAAGCTCCTCAGTTTGGGTCAACTTGCCAGCTGCTGCCTCCTTAATAATTCTCCTCCGATATTTCTCCCTAGATTATGAAATGCGGAGGAAAGCTATTGTATACAACAACAAACATCACTCATCAAATTCATTTTCTCAAAACATCATTCCTGAGCATACTAGAGTTCTTGGAAAGTCTGACTGGAGAAGAAAAGTGAATTCCCCTGTTGTTGAGGATGCAATTGATCACTTCACTAGACATTTAGTCTCTGAGTGGGTGACGGATCTGTGGTATTCTCGCCTAACTCCAGATAGAGAAGGTCCAGAGGAACTGGTGCAGATAATGAATAGCGTTCTTGGGGAATTTTCGAATCGCATGAGAAATATAAATCTTATTGATCTGTTGACTAG GGATCTTATTAATCTCATCTGTGCCCACTTGGAGCTTTTTCGAGCTAGTCAAGCAAAAAATGAAAAGCTTCTTTCTGGATTGGTGTCTATTGAACAGCGAGACAAGGAACTGCGACTTGTCCTGGCTGATGAGAACAGATTGCACCCTGCTTTATTTTCTGCTGAAGCAGAGCACAAG GTTTTACAGCATCTGATGGATGGTCTCATTTCGTTCACATTCAATCCAGAAGATCTAAAGTGCTCTTTTTTCCGTTATATAGTAAGGGAACTTCTTGCTTGTGCAGTAATGCGACCCGTACTAAATTTAGCTAGTCCAAG GTTTATAAATGAAAGGATTGAAAATTTGGTCATTTCTAAGACTAATAAAGGAGTTGCTGCAGTGCAAGAGGTGTCTCAATCCAAACCCAATGGATCTTCCAAGATCCCATCTGATCAATTTTCCAGGTTTCTAGATCCCACTGGTACTGGCGTTGAACTTGTGCAGTTAAAAACTGATCATTCCAAAAGGGGAACAGGTGAACCTGAGTTGGATAATGTGAATGGAACACGTATCTCAAAAGATCCATTGCTTTCTGTTGATACTCGATCTTCCCGTGCATGGAGCTCACTGCCTTTGAATTCCCAAATTAAGGATGAAGGAGGGCTTCAGCGGCACCATTCAGGAGGAGAATGGGGTGATGTGTTGGACAGATTTTCTCGTAGAAAGACTGCAGCCCTTGCacctgaaaattttgaaaatatgtgGACAAAAGGAAGAAACTACCAAAAGAAAGAAGGCGTGAAGGTAATTGAGCAAGTCCCACAAAATTCTTCTGTGAATAAACCAGCTACAGCGGATCGATCAAAGATGCCTAAACTCAAGGAAAAGCATGGGGTGGCCAAACTTGATTCCCCTCCTGCAGATAATGGTCAGACTCATTCTAATCAGTCTACAGTGGAGAACCCATATCATCAAATGGATCAGAACTTGTCAAATCATTCTTTATATACTTCATATCATGAAGATGATGAGCAATGCTTCATGCATTTGAATGAGAATGAATCTGGCAGTGTTAGTCCTTATACATCTGAAGAGGAAGATCCAAGCAGTATCACAGGCCTTGATGATCCTGGAACTAAAGTTTGGGATCGTAAAACAAATAGAAATTTGGCTGTTTCCCCCATTCATCATCCACTTGAAAATCCTGGACACCATGCTACAAGGAAGACTAGTAGAGGGCAGGCTCTTTATGAAAGATTATCTGGAACAGAGTCTGGCAGGAAAAGGTCAAGATCAAGCACTCAGAAGTTGCATGTTTGGCAAGAGATTGAGAGGACAAGCTTCTTGTCTGGGGATGGTCAGGATATACTTAGTTCAAAAGGACATTCTAAAGCTGATGAATCTAGTGATGATTCTGAGGTTGAAGGTTTAGATAGGGCTAATGGTGGGGCAACTGCTTGTTCATCTACACCGTCTGCTTCTATTTCAGAGAATCATAGTTCAGCTGTCCATTCCTTGAAAAATTCATTGATGGTGGATTCTTTTTTTAAGTTGAGATGCGAG GTTTTGGGTGCAAATATTGTGAAGAGTGCTTCTAGAACATTTGCTGTGTATTCTATTTCTGTTGCAGATGTAAATAATAATAGTTGGTCAATCAAAAGAAG GTTTCGACATTTTGAGGAGTTGCACCGCCGTCTAAAAGAGTATGCGGAGTATAATCTTCACTTGCCACCGAAGCATTTTTTGTCAACAGGTTTAGACATGCCTGTCATTCAAGAAAGGTGTAAATTGCTCGATATATATCTCAAG AAGCTCCTGCAACTTCCTACAATTTCGGGATCTATTGAAGTTTGGGACTTTCTTAGTGTTGATTCTCAG ACATATTTTTTCTCAAACTCCTTTTCCATCATTGAGACATTGTCAG TTGACCTTGATGACAAGCCATCTGAAATGAGTAGAAAGGCCTCACATCCTACGGGGCCTGTTAGCAATTCCATATCTACCAAGAGGGACCAGTTAGGCACAGACCACAAGGATTCTTCATTACAGACGAAACATAATTTTGTCGCAGATGGGGTAAAGATGAGTCCAAAATACACATCCCATTCTCCGGTTAAAAGGCCTGGTAAAGAATGTGGAAAGTCATTAGAGGATTCAGGCAGTGACTCAGATACCCAAAAAAATGTGTCTGTTAGAAACTTGGGGAAGATTGTAGAAGGAAGACAGACTGATGGTTTAGAGCAGACATCAGAGTTGATTCATGATACTGCCAGTGATCCTACCCTTCCTACGGAG GCAAGAGCAGAAATGGCTCAAGAAGGTTAA
- the LOC110626515 gene encoding uncharacterized protein LOC110626515 isoform X3 yields the protein MSTQRQVTVRDLVEEAKKRIVFLVICVVGLSYLMSLTSSSVWVNLPAAASLIILLRYFSLDYEMRRKAIVYNNKHHSSNSFSQNIIPEHTRVLGKSDWRRKVNSPVVEDAIDHFTRHLVSEWVTDLWYSRLTPDREGPEELVQIMNSVLGEFSNRMRNINLIDLLTRDLINLICAHLELFRASQAKNEKLLSGLVSIEQRDKELRLVLADENRLHPALFSAEAEHKVLQHLMDGLISFTFNPEDLKCSFFRYIVRELLACAVMRPVLNLASPRFINERIENLVISKTNKGVAAVQEVSQSKPNGSSKIPSDQFSRFLDPTGTGVELVQLKTDHSKRGTGEPELDNVNGTRISKDPLLSVDTRSSRAWSSLPLNSQIKDEGGLQRHHSGGEWGDVLDRFSRRKTAALAPENFENMWTKGRNYQKKEGVKVIEQVPQNSSVNKPATADRSKMPKLKEKHGVAKLDSPPADNGQTHSNQSTVENPYHQMDQNLSNHSLYTSYHEDDEQCFMHLNENESGSVSPYTSEEEDPSSITGLDDPGTKVWDRKTNRNLAVSPIHHPLENPGHHATRKTSRGQALYERLSGTESGRKRSRSSTQKLHVWQEIERTSFLSGDGQDILSSKGHSKADESSDDSEVEGLDRANGGATACSSTPSASISENHSSAVHSLKNSLMVDSFFKLRCEVLGANIVKSASRTFAVYSISVADVNNNSWSIKRRFRHFEELHRRLKEYAEYNLHLPPKHFLSTGLDMPVIQERCKLLDIYLKKLLQLPTISGSIEVWDFLSVDSQTYFFSNSFSIIETLSVDLDDKPSEMSRKASHPTGPVSNSISTKRDQLGTDHKDSSLQTKHNFVADGVKMSPKYTSHSPVKRPGKECGKSLEDSGSDSDTQKNVSVRNLGKIVEGRQTDGLEQTSELIHDTASDPTLPTETSHDYTLANKARAEMAQEG from the exons ATGAGCACTCAAAGGCAAGTGACAGTGCGAGACCTAGTGGAGGAAGCGAAGAAGAGGATCGTGTTTTTGGTTATTTGCGTTGTTGGATTATCGTATCTGATGTCAT TGACAAGCTCCTCAGTTTGGGTCAACTTGCCAGCTGCTGCCTCCTTAATAATTCTCCTCCGATATTTCTCCCTAGATTATGAAATGCGGAGGAAAGCTATTGTATACAACAACAAACATCACTCATCAAATTCATTTTCTCAAAACATCATTCCTGAGCATACTAGAGTTCTTGGAAAGTCTGACTGGAGAAGAAAAGTGAATTCCCCTGTTGTTGAGGATGCAATTGATCACTTCACTAGACATTTAGTCTCTGAGTGGGTGACGGATCTGTGGTATTCTCGCCTAACTCCAGATAGAGAAGGTCCAGAGGAACTGGTGCAGATAATGAATAGCGTTCTTGGGGAATTTTCGAATCGCATGAGAAATATAAATCTTATTGATCTGTTGACTAG GGATCTTATTAATCTCATCTGTGCCCACTTGGAGCTTTTTCGAGCTAGTCAAGCAAAAAATGAAAAGCTTCTTTCTGGATTGGTGTCTATTGAACAGCGAGACAAGGAACTGCGACTTGTCCTGGCTGATGAGAACAGATTGCACCCTGCTTTATTTTCTGCTGAAGCAGAGCACAAG GTTTTACAGCATCTGATGGATGGTCTCATTTCGTTCACATTCAATCCAGAAGATCTAAAGTGCTCTTTTTTCCGTTATATAGTAAGGGAACTTCTTGCTTGTGCAGTAATGCGACCCGTACTAAATTTAGCTAGTCCAAG GTTTATAAATGAAAGGATTGAAAATTTGGTCATTTCTAAGACTAATAAAGGAGTTGCTGCAGTGCAAGAGGTGTCTCAATCCAAACCCAATGGATCTTCCAAGATCCCATCTGATCAATTTTCCAGGTTTCTAGATCCCACTGGTACTGGCGTTGAACTTGTGCAGTTAAAAACTGATCATTCCAAAAGGGGAACAGGTGAACCTGAGTTGGATAATGTGAATGGAACACGTATCTCAAAAGATCCATTGCTTTCTGTTGATACTCGATCTTCCCGTGCATGGAGCTCACTGCCTTTGAATTCCCAAATTAAGGATGAAGGAGGGCTTCAGCGGCACCATTCAGGAGGAGAATGGGGTGATGTGTTGGACAGATTTTCTCGTAGAAAGACTGCAGCCCTTGCacctgaaaattttgaaaatatgtgGACAAAAGGAAGAAACTACCAAAAGAAAGAAGGCGTGAAGGTAATTGAGCAAGTCCCACAAAATTCTTCTGTGAATAAACCAGCTACAGCGGATCGATCAAAGATGCCTAAACTCAAGGAAAAGCATGGGGTGGCCAAACTTGATTCCCCTCCTGCAGATAATGGTCAGACTCATTCTAATCAGTCTACAGTGGAGAACCCATATCATCAAATGGATCAGAACTTGTCAAATCATTCTTTATATACTTCATATCATGAAGATGATGAGCAATGCTTCATGCATTTGAATGAGAATGAATCTGGCAGTGTTAGTCCTTATACATCTGAAGAGGAAGATCCAAGCAGTATCACAGGCCTTGATGATCCTGGAACTAAAGTTTGGGATCGTAAAACAAATAGAAATTTGGCTGTTTCCCCCATTCATCATCCACTTGAAAATCCTGGACACCATGCTACAAGGAAGACTAGTAGAGGGCAGGCTCTTTATGAAAGATTATCTGGAACAGAGTCTGGCAGGAAAAGGTCAAGATCAAGCACTCAGAAGTTGCATGTTTGGCAAGAGATTGAGAGGACAAGCTTCTTGTCTGGGGATGGTCAGGATATACTTAGTTCAAAAGGACATTCTAAAGCTGATGAATCTAGTGATGATTCTGAGGTTGAAGGTTTAGATAGGGCTAATGGTGGGGCAACTGCTTGTTCATCTACACCGTCTGCTTCTATTTCAGAGAATCATAGTTCAGCTGTCCATTCCTTGAAAAATTCATTGATGGTGGATTCTTTTTTTAAGTTGAGATGCGAG GTTTTGGGTGCAAATATTGTGAAGAGTGCTTCTAGAACATTTGCTGTGTATTCTATTTCTGTTGCAGATGTAAATAATAATAGTTGGTCAATCAAAAGAAG GTTTCGACATTTTGAGGAGTTGCACCGCCGTCTAAAAGAGTATGCGGAGTATAATCTTCACTTGCCACCGAAGCATTTTTTGTCAACAGGTTTAGACATGCCTGTCATTCAAGAAAGGTGTAAATTGCTCGATATATATCTCAAG AAGCTCCTGCAACTTCCTACAATTTCGGGATCTATTGAAGTTTGGGACTTTCTTAGTGTTGATTCTCAG ACATATTTTTTCTCAAACTCCTTTTCCATCATTGAGACATTGTCAG TTGACCTTGATGACAAGCCATCTGAAATGAGTAGAAAGGCCTCACATCCTACGGGGCCTGTTAGCAATTCCATATCTACCAAGAGGGACCAGTTAGGCACAGACCACAAGGATTCTTCATTACAGACGAAACATAATTTTGTCGCAGATGGGGTAAAGATGAGTCCAAAATACACATCCCATTCTCCGGTTAAAAGGCCTGGTAAAGAATGTGGAAAGTCATTAGAGGATTCAGGCAGTGACTCAGATACCCAAAAAAATGTGTCTGTTAGAAACTTGGGGAAGATTGTAGAAGGAAGACAGACTGATGGTTTAGAGCAGACATCAGAGTTGATTCATGATACTGCCAGTGATCCTACCCTTCCTACGGAG ACTTCTCATGATTATACCCTGGCAAATAAGGCAAGAGCAGAAATGGCTCAAGAAGGTTAA